A section of the Geoalkalibacter ferrihydriticus DSM 17813 genome encodes:
- a CDS encoding type III polyketide synthase: protein MNSSQAVRKDATGGVHIASIAAVVPPYNADQAFSADFMRRHYGQKLSQRSLGLLRATFSHPSIHKRHFAVDDPECLADESPDQRIARFTEKSVELSAQAVTSALAQAGVATQEVAGLVVNTCTGYICPGISTYLLERLGLARGTRVYDLVGSGCGGAIPNLQVAESLLGATNQGVVVSVSVEICSATLQMDNDVSLILSNALFGDGASAAVLWQRPQGLKLVASAGRYIPEQREAIRFVHKGGALHNQLSLKLPELVKHAAAEVVSEVLSSQGLKPDDIQHWALHTGGEKIINAVRDELGIAEERLCATRKILAEYGNMSSPTVWFVLKELEQNGIAPGEWCIMLAYGAGLSAHAFLLRKAE, encoded by the coding sequence ATGAACAGCAGTCAAGCGGTACGCAAGGATGCCACAGGCGGCGTCCACATCGCTTCCATTGCCGCAGTGGTGCCACCCTACAATGCCGACCAGGCATTTTCCGCCGATTTTATGCGAAGGCATTATGGACAGAAGCTGAGTCAGCGAAGCTTGGGCCTGTTGCGCGCCACCTTCTCGCATCCGAGCATCCACAAGCGGCATTTTGCCGTTGATGATCCGGAGTGCCTGGCGGATGAATCACCCGACCAGCGCATCGCACGGTTTACCGAAAAATCGGTTGAACTTTCCGCCCAGGCCGTGACCAGCGCCCTGGCGCAGGCCGGCGTCGCCACCCAGGAGGTGGCAGGGCTCGTGGTAAATACCTGCACCGGTTATATCTGCCCCGGCATATCCACCTATCTCTTGGAGCGATTGGGGCTTGCCCGCGGCACCAGGGTTTACGATCTGGTCGGAAGCGGGTGCGGAGGCGCCATCCCCAACCTCCAGGTGGCAGAATCTCTGCTCGGGGCCACTAACCAGGGCGTGGTGGTGAGCGTCAGCGTTGAGATTTGCAGCGCGACCTTGCAGATGGATAATGATGTGAGCCTGATTCTCTCTAATGCGCTCTTTGGTGACGGCGCCTCTGCCGCGGTGCTCTGGCAGCGGCCGCAGGGGCTGAAACTGGTTGCCTCAGCCGGTCGTTATATACCGGAGCAGCGAGAGGCCATTCGTTTCGTTCATAAAGGGGGTGCACTGCACAACCAGCTTTCCCTCAAGTTACCGGAGCTTGTCAAGCACGCCGCGGCGGAGGTCGTATCCGAGGTTTTGTCGTCGCAGGGCCTGAAGCCGGATGATATTCAGCACTGGGCGCTCCACACCGGTGGCGAGAAGATTATTAACGCCGTGCGTGACGAACTCGGCATTGCCGAGGAGCGCCTCTGTGCGACGCGCAAGATTCTTGCAGAATACGGGAACATGTCGTCACCCACAGTCTGGTTTGTCCTCAAGGAACTCGAGCAGAACGGCATCGCCCCGGGCGAATGGTGCATCATGCTCGCCTACGGCGCCGGGCTTTCGGCGCATGCCTTTTTGCTTAGAAAAGCAGAGTAA